One Denticeps clupeoides chromosome 3, fDenClu1.1, whole genome shotgun sequence DNA window includes the following coding sequences:
- the ungb gene encoding uracil-DNA glycosylase: MLSPAQLARIEENRRAALQRLAARNVEVPIGESWREKIGAEFTKGYFTELAAFIADERKHFTVYPSPEHVFSWTHMCAIEDVKVVVLGQDPYHGPGQAHGLCFSVPKPTAPPPSLENIYAELSTDMKGFQHPGHGDLSGWAKQGVLLLNAVLTVRAHKPMSHTERGWETFTDAVVWWLSRNLRGLVFLLWGSYAQKKGSIIDRMRHHILQTSHPSPYSADRGFFGCHHFSKTNELLRKSGRKPIDWNAL, encoded by the exons ATG TTAAGCCCGGCTCAGCTCGCCCGTATCGAGGAGAACCGGCGAGCAGCTCTCCAGCGACTAGCTGCTCGAAATGTGGAAGTGCCCATCGGGGAGAGCTGGAGGGAAAAAATTGGGGCAGAGTTCACAAAAGGCTATTTTACCGAG CTGGCCGCTTTCATTGCTGATGAGAGAAAGCATTTCACAGTCTACCCGAGCCCTGAACACGTCTTCTCATGGACTCACATGTGTGCCATTGAGGAT GTGAAGGTTGTTGTGCTTGGCCAAGACCCCTATCATGGCCCAGGTCAGGCCCATGGGTTGTGCTTCAGTGTTCCAAAGCCTACAGCCCCGCCTCCCAG cctAGAGAATATATATGCCGAACTGTCCACAGACATGAAAGGCTTCCAGCACCCAGGCCACGGGGATCTTTCGGGATGGGCGAAGCAGG GTGTCCTGCTCCTCAACGCTGTGCTGACCGTTCGAGCGCACAAGCCCATGTCCCACACCGAGCGTGGCTGGGAGACCTTCACTGATGCTGTGGTCTGGTGGCTCAGCCGGAACCTGAGGGGTCTGGTCTTCCTGCTGTGGGGTTCCTACGCTCAGAAGAAAGGCTCCATCATAGACAGG ATGCGTCATCATATCCTCCAGACCTCACACCCATCTCCATACTCGGCTGATCGCGGCTTCTTTGGATGCCACCACTTTTCCAAGACCAACGAGCTGCTTAGGAAGTCGGGGAGGAAACCCATCGACTGGAATGCTCTCTGA